The following proteins are encoded in a genomic region of Catellatospora sp. TT07R-123:
- a CDS encoding GNAT family N-acetyltransferase, which translates to MTDVTYTRLNDEAAAGVMDQLCEVYADAYGEVPGEDTTVKSSAFRDRATSALSARNYQLVTASVDGELVGFVFGYSLRQDRDWFVGLAPAPEPGFTDERGGERTVVLAEIEVRKAWQGKGVGRGLHDTFLSGRHEERATLSANPVATATHALYEGWGWQRVGSKPGRPGAYYREYAVFMHPLPLAGRN; encoded by the coding sequence ATGACCGACGTGACGTACACCCGCCTCAACGACGAGGCTGCCGCTGGCGTGATGGATCAGCTGTGCGAGGTCTACGCTGACGCGTACGGCGAGGTCCCCGGAGAGGACACCACCGTCAAGAGCAGCGCTTTCCGTGACCGTGCGACCAGCGCCCTGAGTGCCCGCAACTACCAGCTGGTCACCGCGTCGGTGGACGGCGAGCTGGTGGGGTTCGTCTTCGGGTACAGCCTGCGGCAGGACCGCGACTGGTTCGTGGGTCTCGCCCCGGCTCCCGAGCCGGGGTTCACCGACGAGCGCGGCGGCGAGCGTACGGTGGTCCTGGCTGAGATCGAGGTGCGCAAAGCCTGGCAGGGCAAGGGCGTCGGGCGCGGCCTACACGATACGTTCCTCAGCGGCCGGCACGAAGAGCGTGCGACCCTGTCCGCGAACCCGGTCGCGACCGCCACCCACGCGCTCTACGAGGGGTGGGGATGGCAGCGAGTCGGTTCCAAACCTGGACGGCCCGGCGCGTACTACCGTGAGTACGCCGTGTTCATG